The following coding sequences lie in one Synechococcus sp. CC9902 genomic window:
- a CDS encoding CTP synthase, which translates to MAKFVFITGGVVSSIGKGIVAASLGRLLKSRGYNVSILKLDPYLNVDPGTMSPFQHGEVFVTEDGAETDLDLGHYERFTDTAMSRLNSVTTGSIYQSVINKERRGAYNGGTVQVIPHITGEIRERIHRVAANSGADVVITEIGGTVGDIESLPFLEAIREFRGDVGRQDLAYIHVTLLPFIGTSGELKTKPTQHSVKELRSIGIQPDVLVCRSDREISEDLKRKIGGFCGVPNRAVIPSLDADTIYAVPLTLEEGGLCREVLDVLQLTDHESDMTAWSQLVHNLRNPGPSVKVALVGKYVQLNDAYLSVVEALRHACIAQDASLDLHWVCAEQIETEGADALLRGMDAVVVPGGFGNRGVDGKIAAIRWAREQRVPFLGLCLGMQTAVIEWARNQAGLPEATSEELDPGTPHPVIHLLPEQQDVVDLGGTMRLGVYPCRIAPDTLADRLYGEQVVYERHRHRFEFNNAYRSLFLEAGYVVSGTSPDGRLVELIELKGHPFFTACQYHPEFLSRPGRPHPLFRGLIEAAQQRLPDSPAQAIRNQGEVTTP; encoded by the coding sequence ATGGCCAAGTTCGTCTTCATCACCGGTGGTGTCGTCTCAAGCATCGGCAAGGGGATCGTGGCCGCCAGCCTCGGCCGACTGCTGAAGTCGCGGGGCTACAACGTCTCGATCCTGAAGCTGGACCCTTACCTGAACGTGGATCCAGGAACGATGAGCCCCTTCCAGCATGGAGAGGTATTTGTCACGGAGGATGGCGCTGAAACCGACCTTGACCTGGGTCACTACGAGCGCTTCACCGACACCGCCATGTCACGGCTCAACAGCGTGACCACCGGTTCGATCTATCAATCGGTGATCAACAAGGAGCGACGTGGTGCTTACAACGGCGGCACGGTGCAGGTGATCCCACACATCACGGGAGAAATCCGCGAAAGGATCCATCGCGTGGCCGCGAATAGCGGCGCCGATGTTGTGATCACAGAAATTGGCGGCACCGTTGGCGACATTGAGTCGTTGCCCTTCCTCGAGGCCATCCGTGAATTCCGAGGCGATGTTGGCCGCCAAGATCTCGCCTACATCCACGTGACCCTCCTGCCATTTATCGGCACCTCAGGCGAGCTCAAAACAAAGCCCACCCAACATTCCGTGAAGGAGTTGCGTTCCATCGGTATCCAACCCGACGTGCTGGTGTGCCGCAGTGATCGTGAAATCAGTGAAGATCTCAAACGCAAAATTGGCGGCTTCTGCGGCGTGCCAAACCGGGCCGTGATCCCCTCCCTTGATGCAGACACCATCTACGCAGTGCCCCTAACCCTTGAAGAAGGGGGGCTATGCCGCGAAGTCCTGGATGTACTTCAGCTCACGGATCATGAAAGCGACATGACGGCCTGGTCGCAGTTGGTGCACAACCTGCGCAATCCAGGGCCATCCGTCAAAGTCGCGCTCGTCGGCAAGTACGTCCAACTCAACGACGCCTACCTATCTGTTGTCGAGGCGCTTCGCCACGCCTGCATTGCCCAAGATGCCTCCCTCGATTTGCATTGGGTGTGTGCCGAACAGATCGAAACCGAAGGTGCGGACGCGCTCCTGCGAGGCATGGATGCTGTGGTGGTGCCGGGGGGCTTTGGCAACCGGGGCGTGGACGGGAAAATTGCAGCGATTCGCTGGGCCCGCGAACAACGCGTGCCCTTCCTTGGCCTCTGCCTCGGCATGCAGACGGCCGTGATCGAGTGGGCACGCAATCAAGCTGGGCTTCCCGAAGCCACCAGTGAAGAGCTCGACCCCGGCACGCCACATCCGGTGATTCATCTCCTGCCCGAGCAGCAGGATGTTGTCGACCTCGGCGGCACCATGCGACTCGGGGTTTACCCCTGTCGGATAGCCCCGGACACCCTGGCGGATCGGCTCTATGGCGAACAGGTGGTGTATGAGCGCCACCGCCATCGTTTTGAGTTCAACAATGCCTACCGGAGCCTGTTCCTTGAAGCGGGCTACGTGGTGAGTGGCACCTCCCCCGATGGTCGGCTTGTGGAGTTGATCGAACTGAAGGGGCATCCCTTCTTCACTGCCTGCCAGTACCACCCAGAATTTTTGTCGCGGCCCGGTCGTCCCCATCCCCTGTTCCGTGGCCTGATCGAAGCCGCTCAACAACGGTTACCCGATTCACCCGCCCAGGCGATCCGTAACCAAGGAGAAGTCACTACTCCATGA
- the aspS gene encoding aspartate--tRNA ligase yields MRSNGCGDLRKDSIDAVVQLCGWVDRRRDHGGVIFIDLRDRSGTVQITVDPDLGAEAFAVAEHLRSETVLQVHGKVRARPAESLNDKLATGAVEVLASEIVVLNKVTGNLPFPVSVHDEENTREELRLRHRYLDLRRKRMNDNLRLRARTIQAARRFLEDEGFIEVETPVLTRSTPEGARDYVLPSRVCGGDWFALPQSPQLFKQLLMVGGIERYYQVARCFRDEDLRADRQPEFTQLDIEMSFMGEEQILQLNEDLICAIWKSVKGIELPRPFPRMTWHDAMERYGTDRPDTRYGMELVTVSDIVQDMGFKVFSGAVKSGGSVKVIAVPGGNDALSNVRIKPGGDVFSEAQAAGAGGLAFIRVRDGGEIDTIGAIKDNLSDEQKAELLKRTGATPGTLLLFGAGETAIVNKALDRVRQYLAKELNLVKPDRQNDAWNFLWVVDFPMFEFNSDENRYEALHHPFCAPNTDDLGSDPAQWATTLPKARAQAYDLVLNGLELGGGSLRIHDSALQRQVLQTVGLPLEEAQAQFGFLINALDMGAPPHGGLAFGVDRMVMLLAGEDSIRDTIAFPKTQQARCLMTDAPSSVAEKQLQELHVSSTWVDPAEDEN; encoded by the coding sequence ATGCGCAGCAACGGTTGCGGCGACCTGCGCAAAGACAGCATTGATGCGGTTGTTCAGCTTTGTGGCTGGGTGGATCGTCGACGGGATCACGGTGGTGTGATTTTCATCGACCTGCGAGACCGCAGCGGCACCGTTCAAATCACCGTTGATCCGGATCTGGGTGCCGAAGCCTTCGCTGTGGCCGAACACCTGCGCAGCGAAACCGTGCTGCAGGTGCATGGAAAGGTGCGAGCCCGACCCGCTGAATCGCTCAACGACAAACTCGCCACCGGGGCCGTGGAGGTGCTGGCCAGCGAGATTGTCGTGCTCAACAAGGTGACCGGGAATTTGCCCTTTCCCGTGTCGGTCCACGACGAAGAAAACACCCGCGAAGAACTCCGCCTCCGTCATCGCTATCTCGATCTGCGCCGCAAGCGCATGAACGACAACCTGCGACTTCGGGCCCGCACCATTCAGGCCGCCCGGCGCTTTCTTGAAGACGAGGGCTTCATCGAAGTGGAAACGCCGGTACTGACCCGCTCCACCCCTGAAGGTGCCCGCGACTATGTGCTCCCGAGCCGCGTCTGTGGCGGGGATTGGTTTGCTTTACCCCAATCGCCGCAACTCTTTAAACAGCTTCTGATGGTGGGAGGCATTGAGCGCTATTACCAAGTGGCTCGATGCTTCCGAGATGAAGACCTACGCGCCGATCGCCAGCCGGAATTCACCCAGCTGGATATCGAAATGAGCTTCATGGGTGAGGAACAGATCCTCCAACTCAATGAAGATCTGATCTGTGCGATCTGGAAGTCGGTGAAAGGGATCGAACTTCCCCGTCCCTTCCCACGCATGACCTGGCACGACGCCATGGAGCGGTATGGAACCGACCGTCCGGATACGCGCTACGGCATGGAGTTGGTGACGGTGTCCGACATCGTCCAGGACATGGGCTTCAAAGTCTTTAGTGGAGCCGTGAAGTCCGGCGGATCGGTGAAAGTCATCGCCGTCCCTGGAGGCAACGATGCCCTGTCGAACGTTCGGATCAAACCTGGTGGGGATGTCTTCAGCGAAGCGCAAGCTGCTGGTGCGGGGGGCTTGGCCTTTATTCGTGTCCGCGACGGCGGCGAAATCGACACCATTGGTGCGATTAAGGACAACTTGTCGGACGAACAGAAAGCCGAATTGTTGAAGCGAACCGGCGCGACCCCGGGCACCCTCTTGCTGTTTGGAGCTGGCGAAACCGCCATCGTGAACAAAGCGCTCGACCGGGTGCGGCAGTACCTGGCAAAGGAACTCAACCTGGTGAAACCCGACCGGCAAAACGACGCCTGGAACTTCCTCTGGGTCGTTGACTTTCCAATGTTCGAGTTCAACAGCGATGAAAACCGATATGAAGCCCTGCACCATCCGTTCTGCGCCCCCAACACCGACGACCTGGGCAGTGATCCAGCGCAATGGGCAACGACCCTCCCCAAAGCAAGAGCGCAGGCCTACGACCTTGTGTTGAACGGTCTTGAGCTCGGCGGCGGCTCCCTACGCATCCACGACTCCGCCCTACAACGCCAAGTGCTGCAAACCGTGGGATTACCCCTGGAAGAAGCCCAAGCGCAATTTGGCTTCTTGATTAACGCGCTCGATATGGGCGCTCCCCCCCACGGTGGCCTTGCCTTTGGTGTGGACCGGATGGTGATGTTGCTGGCCGGAGAAGATTCGATCCGCGACACCATTGCATTCCCGAAAACCCAACAAGCCCGCTGCCTGATGACCGACGCCCCCAGCAGCGTTGCCGAAAAACAGCTGCAGGAGCTCCATGTGTCGAGCACCTGGGTGGATCCCGCCGAGGATGAAAACTGA
- a CDS encoding 7-carboxy-7-deazaguanine synthase QueE, with the protein MSDARSIPVVETFHSLQGEGHHYGRSAFFIRLAGCNVGCTWCDTKHSWPMANHAKQDVDALAVQATQAKDAGAAFVVITGGEPLHHNLQPLTDALDRSCGLPIHLETSGVDQLSGRFDWVTLSPKRHHPPQQALLSRCDELKVVVLDTDDVSFAHAMANDTSTAAHLLVQPVWDSETAQELAIHHVKQHPRWRLSLQNHKFLQIR; encoded by the coding sequence ATGAGTGATGCAAGGTCCATCCCCGTGGTGGAAACCTTCCATTCCCTCCAGGGAGAAGGCCATCACTACGGTCGTAGTGCCTTTTTTATTCGCTTAGCGGGCTGCAATGTGGGCTGCACTTGGTGCGACACCAAGCATTCCTGGCCGATGGCCAACCATGCCAAACAAGATGTCGACGCTCTCGCCGTCCAAGCAACGCAAGCCAAAGACGCCGGAGCAGCATTTGTGGTGATCACCGGGGGCGAGCCCCTTCATCACAATCTTCAACCGTTAACGGATGCCCTGGATCGCAGCTGTGGGTTGCCAATCCATCTCGAAACCAGTGGCGTGGATCAACTGAGTGGTCGTTTCGATTGGGTCACCCTGTCGCCAAAGCGCCATCACCCACCGCAACAGGCGTTGCTATCACGCTGCGATGAATTGAAAGTTGTGGTTCTAGACACCGACGATGTGAGCTTTGCCCACGCCATGGCAAACGACACATCCACGGCAGCCCATCTGCTTGTGCAGCCGGTTTGGGACAGCGAAACGGCCCAAGAACTAGCGATACACCACGTCAAACAACATCCCCGCTGGCGCCTGAGCCTTCAAAACCACAAGTTTCTCCAAATCCGCTGA
- a CDS encoding NAD(P)-dependent oxidoreductase, producing MKSVAVLGTGLLGEAIAQRCLSQGSTVHAWNRTRERIQPLLALGAREIGDLSEVSTTCDTVITVLRDGPVTANVVAELGALHNTTVIPMGTMGVSESKALATQVLRQNGSYLEAPVLGSKPQALNGSLLVMAGGDADVFEQQLSLLMHLSQQPKLVGPVGSGAATKIALNQLIASLTHSFSLSLRLIQHAGVPVETFMEILRPSALYAPTFDKKLERMLGGHYDDPNFSTALLRKDLELFLQETSEAGVQDLGLQGLAELLHKANGTQLDQQDYCALHELTQATT from the coding sequence ATGAAGTCTGTAGCGGTTCTCGGTACTGGGCTCCTCGGGGAAGCCATCGCCCAACGGTGTTTAAGCCAGGGCTCAACCGTGCACGCTTGGAACAGAACTAGAGAACGCATCCAACCACTGCTCGCGCTGGGGGCCAGAGAAATCGGAGATCTCTCCGAGGTGTCCACCACATGCGACACAGTCATCACGGTGTTGCGGGATGGTCCAGTGACCGCAAACGTTGTGGCTGAACTTGGGGCACTCCACAACACCACCGTGATCCCGATGGGAACGATGGGTGTGAGCGAAAGCAAAGCCCTCGCAACACAAGTTCTGCGACAAAACGGCTCCTATCTCGAAGCACCAGTACTCGGCAGCAAGCCCCAGGCCCTCAACGGATCCCTACTGGTGATGGCCGGCGGCGATGCCGACGTCTTTGAGCAGCAGCTCAGCCTGTTGATGCATCTCAGCCAACAACCCAAGCTGGTGGGCCCCGTGGGGAGCGGCGCGGCCACCAAAATCGCCTTGAACCAATTAATTGCAAGCCTCACCCACAGCTTTTCGTTATCACTCCGTTTGATTCAGCACGCAGGTGTACCGGTCGAGACGTTCATGGAGATCCTGCGACCCTCAGCCCTTTACGCACCCACATTCGACAAAAAGCTCGAACGCATGCTCGGAGGTCACTACGACGATCCCAACTTCAGCACCGCCCTACTCCGCAAAGATCTCGAGTTATTCCTGCAGGAAACCAGCGAAGCAGGCGTGCAAGACCTTGGCCTGCAAGGACTGGCAGAACTCCTGCACAAAGCCAACGGGACACAACTGGATCAACAGGATTACTGCGCCCTGCATGAGCTGACACAAGCCACGACCTAA
- a CDS encoding anthranilate synthase component I family protein, with protein sequence MNKLQRRDVPWREPVMVATQLAALYGEEGLIWLDGDGSALGRWVTLGVAPVETVCCRGCPGEPGASNPFEALRQLDDGHWTGWLSYEAAAWSEPSNVWRADAMPSLWIARHDPILRFDLQNQQLWIEGTNPSTMTALLDALATAPTTINPSAPPIALDAWTHHTDRSGFANGVRRIRDLIAVGDLFQANLTACCSTSWPSNTSALDLFRRIRQRCPAPFAGLVITENHDALLSSSPERFVSVDCSGRVQTRPIKGTRPRHSDPELDADLAAELVCSDKDRAENVMVVDLLRNDLGRVCTPGSIHVPQLVGLESYASVHHLTSVVEGQLRDGLNWVDLLEASWPGGSISGAPKLRACQRLHELEPTSRGPYCGSLIHIDWDGRFDSNILIRSLIRSGHSLRAHAGCGIVADSDPEGEADELNWKLQPLLEALACQ encoded by the coding sequence ATGAATAAGTTGCAGCGCCGAGACGTGCCCTGGCGCGAACCAGTGATGGTGGCCACGCAACTCGCGGCTCTCTACGGGGAAGAAGGTCTGATCTGGCTGGATGGAGACGGCAGCGCCCTGGGGCGTTGGGTCACCCTTGGAGTCGCTCCGGTGGAAACCGTGTGCTGTCGAGGATGTCCGGGAGAGCCAGGGGCAAGCAATCCATTCGAAGCGCTACGACAACTCGACGATGGTCATTGGACCGGATGGCTGAGCTATGAAGCCGCCGCCTGGTCTGAACCCAGCAATGTCTGGCGTGCTGATGCCATGCCAAGCCTTTGGATCGCAAGGCATGACCCAATTCTTCGTTTCGATCTCCAAAACCAGCAGCTCTGGATCGAAGGAACCAACCCCAGCACCATGACGGCCTTGCTGGATGCTCTTGCCACAGCGCCCACCACGATCAATCCAAGTGCGCCTCCCATCGCCCTTGATGCTTGGACACACCACACTGATCGCAGCGGTTTTGCCAATGGCGTTCGGCGGATTCGCGATCTGATCGCCGTGGGCGATCTCTTCCAAGCCAATCTCACCGCCTGCTGCAGCACGAGCTGGCCATCCAACACCAGCGCACTGGACCTGTTTCGCCGGATTCGACAACGCTGCCCAGCGCCTTTCGCTGGCCTGGTGATCACCGAAAATCACGACGCTTTGCTCTCCTCATCTCCGGAACGATTTGTCTCCGTGGATTGCTCAGGCCGCGTTCAAACCCGTCCAATCAAAGGCACCCGGCCCCGGCATAGCGATCCTGAACTGGATGCCGATCTGGCAGCTGAATTGGTCTGCAGCGACAAAGATCGGGCCGAAAACGTGATGGTGGTCGACCTGCTTCGTAATGACCTGGGCCGCGTCTGCACTCCCGGCAGCATTCATGTGCCTCAACTCGTGGGATTGGAGAGCTACGCCTCCGTTCATCACCTCACCTCTGTCGTGGAGGGGCAACTGCGGGATGGACTGAATTGGGTTGATCTGCTGGAAGCGAGCTGGCCTGGTGGATCGATTAGTGGGGCACCAAAACTGAGGGCCTGCCAGCGTTTGCATGAACTGGAACCCACAAGCCGCGGCCCTTACTGCGGCTCATTGATTCACATCGATTGGGATGGCCGCTTCGACAGCAACATCCTGATTCGATCCCTGATCCGATCAGGCCACAGCCTGAGGGCCCATGCTGGCTGCGGGATCGTTGCCGACTCCGATCCGGAAGGGGAGGCTGACGAACTGAATTGGAAATTGCAACCTCTGCTGGAGGCTCTGGCATGCCAGTGA
- the queC gene encoding 7-cyano-7-deazaguanine synthase QueC, with protein sequence MAQRTAIALLSGGLDSATAAALAQEAGDRVIGLSFDYGQRHRRELKAAAKVAAHLNLAEHHQVDVNLGAWGGSALTDPNQTVPTSGVEEGVIPVTYVPGRNTVFIAIGLSLAEARGAERLVLGVNAVDYSGYPDCRPDYLDAFQTLATLSSKAGREGHGPQLWAPLVQWSKTKIVDEALRLGVPIGETWSCYSGGSRPCGVCDSCRIRDSALREAGRPDLCSNAEG encoded by the coding sequence ATGGCCCAACGCACCGCAATTGCCCTGCTTTCCGGGGGACTGGATTCCGCTACGGCTGCCGCGCTAGCGCAGGAGGCCGGTGATCGTGTGATCGGACTGTCCTTCGATTACGGACAACGTCATCGGCGTGAACTCAAAGCTGCCGCCAAGGTGGCTGCCCATCTCAACTTGGCGGAACATCACCAAGTGGATGTGAATCTCGGAGCCTGGGGAGGATCGGCCCTCACGGATCCCAACCAAACCGTTCCCACCAGCGGAGTGGAGGAGGGTGTCATCCCTGTGACCTACGTCCCAGGACGCAACACGGTCTTCATTGCGATTGGGCTCAGCCTTGCCGAAGCCCGAGGGGCCGAACGGTTGGTTCTTGGCGTGAATGCGGTTGATTACTCCGGATATCCCGACTGCCGTCCGGATTACCTCGACGCTTTTCAAACGTTGGCAACTCTGTCCAGCAAAGCTGGACGGGAAGGACATGGACCTCAGCTCTGGGCACCACTGGTGCAGTGGAGCAAAACCAAAATCGTGGACGAAGCACTCCGGCTGGGGGTCCCTATCGGTGAAACGTGGAGTTGCTACAGCGGCGGCAGCCGTCCCTGCGGCGTCTGCGACAGCTGCCGCATTCGGGATTCAGCCCTTCGCGAAGCCGGCCGACCAGACCTATGCAGCAACGCCGAGGGATGA
- a CDS encoding RpoD/SigA family RNA polymerase sigma factor — MPRLPRRTGETRSRRSSGTADLLRLYLQDIGRVDLLTSEEEVTLARLVQRRETLLKQQRELSDTNQAIGELHRLEELQRREANHHSHWPTKQEWARAAALTLQELQNRIDAGYEAWAEKAAIDAKELKLSLRNGRRAKDHMIQANLRLVVAVAKKYQQRGMEILDLVQEGTLGLERAVEKFDPTRGFRFSTYAYWWIRQGMTRAIATQSRTIRLPVHVTEKLNRIKRVQQEIASNEGRIASIADLARELGISEDTVRQTLERVPRSVSLDSRVGKDQDTQLGDLIEDGKATPEETLTHDELHNDLEGLLDELTPREASVLRRRFGLEDDTPQTLAQIGEELKLSRERVRQIETRALLKLRQPQKRSKIRDYIQGLDS; from the coding sequence TTGCCGCGCTTACCCCGACGGACTGGGGAAACCCGTAGTCGCCGCTCCAGCGGGACGGCGGATCTGTTGCGGCTGTATCTGCAAGACATTGGCCGCGTTGACCTGCTCACCAGCGAGGAGGAAGTCACGCTGGCTCGGCTTGTACAGCGACGCGAGACGCTTTTAAAACAGCAGCGCGAGCTGTCCGACACCAATCAGGCCATTGGTGAACTGCATCGCTTGGAGGAGCTCCAACGCCGCGAAGCCAATCACCACAGTCATTGGCCCACCAAACAAGAGTGGGCCCGCGCCGCAGCATTAACCCTCCAGGAGCTGCAAAACCGCATCGATGCGGGCTACGAGGCTTGGGCTGAAAAAGCCGCCATTGACGCCAAAGAACTCAAGCTGAGCCTGCGCAACGGACGACGGGCGAAGGACCACATGATCCAGGCCAACCTCAGGCTTGTGGTGGCTGTGGCCAAGAAGTACCAGCAGCGGGGGATGGAAATCCTTGACCTGGTGCAGGAAGGAACCCTGGGTCTCGAACGCGCTGTCGAAAAATTCGATCCCACCCGGGGCTTCCGCTTCAGCACCTATGCCTACTGGTGGATCCGCCAAGGCATGACTCGGGCGATTGCCACCCAAAGCCGCACCATTCGTCTCCCTGTGCATGTCACAGAGAAGCTCAACCGGATCAAACGGGTTCAGCAGGAGATCGCAAGCAACGAAGGGCGAATCGCCTCCATTGCCGATTTAGCCCGCGAACTGGGCATCAGTGAAGACACGGTGCGACAAACCCTGGAGCGTGTCCCCCGCTCGGTGTCACTGGATAGCCGCGTTGGCAAAGATCAAGACACGCAGCTCGGGGATCTGATCGAAGACGGCAAGGCCACACCTGAAGAAACCTTGACCCACGACGAACTCCATAACGACCTTGAAGGTCTTCTCGATGAACTCACCCCCCGAGAAGCCTCGGTGCTCCGGCGACGGTTTGGTCTCGAGGACGACACTCCACAAACCCTGGCGCAAATCGGAGAGGAACTGAAGCTGTCGCGGGAACGGGTGCGTCAGATCGAAACCCGTGCCTTACTCAAGCTGCGCCAACCCCAAAAACGCAGCAAAATTCGGGACTACATCCAAGGTTTGGATTCCTAA